The DNA region AGTGTACCTTAGCTAATACATGATTTCTTATAAAAATGTTAAGGCTTAACTCTTTAACTATGGATAGAACTAAATATTCTAGATCTCTAAGTATCCTCATTCAAGAATTTATCTTTTGATGGCTTACATGCTCAGAACTGTATCTTATTTCTTTTCTTCCAAAGAAAGGATTGGTGATTAAGATATCTGATAGGAATTGTCGTACTGTGCTTTTCAAGTGGATAACTCAGAGTTTTTAACTTCAAAGATTGACTACCTCAGTTCAGCAAATGCAATTCATAGCACATGaatcttttaaaaaattagGAATTTAGGAAACATATCTTCACTGCTGGCATAGAATCCTTAATTAGTACTTTTTATCTTTGCAAGAGATTTTGTCCTTGTATCATTTAATAGTTTATTTCTGTCATCTCAAAGAGCATTGTGAACTATTTGTCtataataatatctaaaaatgATTGAAAATATCTACTTATCACAAGCTTCCATGTCATTAGAAAAAAAACCTGACAACCTCTCTTTCATTGTTTCTCTAAAGTGAACTTTGAATTATATTATTCAACTTTGCCAAAATGTCTGCAAATAGTTCTTACAAGGCTGTAATCCGACCTTGTTATATTTATCAGCTTCATGATATTAGTCCATGCTATCATTTTCAGGTAGATTGGGGAGAAGCAAGCATGATAGAGGCTGAGCGCATTTTACTTAGACATGCGCTTACTGATCCTTTAAATGACCGTTTTGTTTTCCTCTCAGATAGGTGAGGGTATAATTTTGCTAACATCTACAGAGTCTTAATCATTATACTTTCCATGAACTAACTATGCAAAAATTTAAACTGTTCGGTGAACAtattaatgattttatattatattcctTACATGCCACCAGTCCTTTGGCTTGATGTGTGAGCAATGCATTGACCCACATACCATGTACTGaaattcaattttgtttttatttagaAGTATAGGGGTGGTAGGGATCGAAGTCTATGCAACTTGGTCTTAGAGGCTCTAATAATGTGTTATAAACAACTTCTATGAGAAGTTTAAGCAGTTGGATGAaaacacatgaatgattttatattatattccaaCTATACTTTTCCAAATTTTCCTATAATTGTCTGGACTTAAAACTATAAATACTCACCCCTAACATACAGTTCTAGAAGTAATTATTTCTATTGATTGTATTTCAATTTGCTTAATTATTTGATAGAAGAATGGTGTGGATATTTCTCTATTCTTGAGCCTAGGGCCTCACTATATTTCAGTTGATTGATCTCTTTTCAGCTGTATACCTTTATACAACTTCAGCTACACCTATGACTACATCATGTCTACATCAACTAGTTTTGTTGACAGGTGAGGATACATAATTATCTATGCTTTAGCACATTCGGTCTGGATGGAACTGACTTTGTTTGAGGAAGATTTCAACAGAACTGACTTAGTTTACAAAAACTTAATTACCAACtaacttagttttttttttaacgtacacgtgtagttttatttatttagttgCCAGCAATTTAATTGTTACAATTTTCCCATTAAATTAAATGCAGCTTTGCTGACACAAAAGATGGTCGTTACAATCCAAAAATGGATCCAGTTATTCCTGTTTATAACTGGAGAAAAGGATCTCAGGTAAGAGTCTAATGTAGTGCTTAGTTCACCATAAGTTCAGTCTGAAACTTAAAATATATGACATGGACATGCACTGCCAAAGAATACCATCTTATTCCTGTCTATTTATGTAATCTCCTACAGTGGGCTGTTCTGACTAGGAAGCATGCCAAGGTTGTAGTGGAGGATGAAACCATCCTTCCTATGTTTCAAAAATATTGCAAGGTAATGGATAACATGGTTCATTGATACATATATAATCTGTCTTTTTACTAGTGGAATCACAATCTTAAATCTTATCAACATTGCAGAAAAAGCCACTACCAGAATTTTGGAGGGATCATCCCATTGTAAGTGCTCAATACATGAAATTACTATCTAAATATATCCTCTTTTTACAAAATTAGCTGCAaggagttgtttttttttttttcttattctttttAATGAAATCATGTCTCTTCTGCTCAGAAAAATGTCATGAAGTAATGCAATATTTGATTGTGAAATGATACATGATGTCAAGTAGCTTCTTGCAAATTATGTAAAACCAATTTTAAGTATAACTCCTTCCATCTTGCAGCCTGCTGACACGTCTAAGATTCATAACTGTATACCAGATGAACACTATGTTCAAACATTACTGGCTGTAAGGATCTTTTCTCAACCTCCctctcactctttctttctGCGGTGTGTTTGAAACAGTCTTCATGTGCATCAGACAGATATCCTGTATATCTTGCGGTGGTTCGTCAGTTAACAATTACCATATTAATCATGTATTTTACTGAACATTTTGTTATGGCTTAATTTATTATACTGAGGATTTGACATCAAGAAGAAACTAATGTTCTATACTTCTACCTTTTTGTACTGGAATTATTTGGGTTTAGGTTGAAAATTGTCTGGCACTGTTATTGGatattttaaacatttaatGGAATATACAATTGCATTTCTTTGAAGTAACTTTGTCACATCTACTTTAAATTTTGTGATGTGGCTTGTTTAATTTTACTAATATTTAAATACCATCATCATGCTGGTTTTAACTTACCTTTTTTTATGTGTATTTTCCTTTCCAAATCTAGCAAAAAGGTCTTGAAGCTGAAATCACACGAAGATCGGTGACACACACTGCCTGGGATATTTCCAACTCCAAGGATCGTCAGCGCCAGGGATGGCATCCAGTGACTTACAAATTCTCAGATGCTACCCCTATGCTTATAAAATCTATAAAGGTTCAAACTCTGCTAAACTGCCTTagtaaaatcacttttactTTCTTTCTATGATTACTTCAGTACATTCAAAACAAAAGTATAAGGGTAGAGATTTTGCTTGGTTATTGACTAATTAAAAGATGCTACAGATGGTAATATTAGTAACCCCTGGCCTAAAGATGAATTCAAACAATTAAATACATAACCTACTACACATCAGCGTATCACAAACTTAATTAGGTATTAGATTTTTGTTACCTATTTACGATATCCTCACCATTGAAAAACCTGAATCTTAATTTAAGATCCTATAAGCCAGCTAATGAAGTCAATACCTTAGAAGAGCAATTCGTTTATCATATATAACCCATCCACAACAAAGAGGGCTAAAACATTGACCAAAATATTCAAGCAACTGCACAATTATCAGTAGTCTCAGTTTATGCAAATGAGCTCAATATGCAATAAAACTCAATGTATGTGCTAGTCTGCAGGAATGTGAAGATTGAGAAGGAAAAATTTACATATCATTGAGCCACGATTGAATCAGTTTATGACAAGCATATAAAGTGCATGTGTTCTATTTTCATGAAAGAAAATATGTAAAAGTTTAATGATTTGTTTGCAGGAAATAGATAATATTTATTACGAGACCGAATACCGAAGAGAATGGTGCACCAGCAAGGGAAAACCATCTACTTGCTTTCTTTTTGCTAGAAAATTTACACGAACTGCTGCTTTACGAATTCTTAACATGGTAAGTTCATATACTACATTTTTCTTGAAGAGTAATAGTGAGCtttcaaatatatttttggGGTAAACTGGAATCTTGAGTTTCTTCTATTTGAGCATTACAAGTCTAGCTTATAATTATTTTCTGCTTTGCATTGGACAGTCTGTTTTGGGAGATTTGAGTTAAGAGAACAAAATGCTCATTGCCAGCGGCTGATACAAGCAGAAAATGTTGTTAGTAAAGGAATAAGAGGAAGGAAAGAAGATAAAGTAAACGCAGTTGGGGAATATTGACGACCACACTGATATGTATAATGGGATTGTATATTTAGAAAGTTAATAGTGTATGAGGTGTATATGTATTATATATGCActaatttgttttttcaaaataatacttgtaaCTGGTGGATCATGCAAAAGAGTTCTTATAATAAAAAAAGACAGTATGAGCATGACCAGTGTCAGTTTTTTTTTCCCTGTTTAAACCACATGTATCATTAGAGGAAATTTTGTTGGAGCCGGATATGGCCGCTGTGGACAAAACTCTCATCACAATGTATTTAACGCAACTGTTTTCACATGACTCAAACACGAGACTTTTTTGTTGTGTCTGTTGAAGGTCCAACAACTAGTTGTGTGTAGACTCACCTTGTACCATGTAGGCACAATTTTCAACTGAAGGTAAACACTATGATTTTTGGGCTATAAAGTGGTTAAATATGTGAATGGTGTTCTTTTTGCACATACCGATTCAAAATAGGATTTGATTGTATTTTTAGAGGATAACTAAAGTGTGGAACTATATTAGTAAAAAATGGATGATTAAGATTTTAGTAACTCCATAGTTTTTTATACATGTTAATAAATTTTAGGGTTAAATAAGGTTTTGCTCCCTGTATAATACGCAAGTTTGAAAATTGTTCATTTTCAGAGCaaagtttgaatttaaatcCTGTTGTTTGAGAAACTActtggttttggtccctatcAGAGGTGGTGGTCCGATGACCTTTGTCACTACCTCACTAATTAACATAATTCGAGCAGGATCAACGAAGCCATGTGGCAATTACACGTTGGATCGGTGAAGTCATGGGGAAAATGTCACTGGACCACTACCTCCGACAGGACCAAAACTAGGTAGTTTTTCAAACATAAGGAACTAAGTTCAAACTTTGCTCCGGAGAAATCTTATTATAAAAAGTACAGAAAAAGACAgcattaaaattattttgttcCCCAAGCCGGGATACAACTGACTGCCAAGAATCaacagaaagaaaaattgaCTCCGGTTATCAATATTTGAAGCAAGCAAGTAGGGCAAACGTATTTGATTTAATAGGAGCACAAGATACAGATAAAGGTAAAAACCCAACTATTAGAACAAAAATCTATCATGGATTTTATTACTGAAATTTTATTGTTAGCACTATTACAAAaataggcttgatcgtgatggaaatcactttccttaaagtatttcaagcactctttgaatttcgtcttagagtttggatgcaggaatacccaggataatcagccttggttcgagtttgcacaagactaatgaaaactcgataagcagcGAAGTATTTTCTGGAAAACAGAGGATAAGATTGTGTGTTCTGAATTCTGAACATGcactctatttataggcaaaaacagaacaattcataaggttgcgacccttcatgAACAGGTGCAAAATTCGAATTCCAAAACAAACAGACGTTACGGCAACCGAGCACACTTGTAATTACATGCGCAAAATCAACACAGGATGTAGTGCTACATGCGCAAAATCAACACacttgtcattttggaacactatgtaattattactccttgacTAATTATTACAACAAGCACTTAGCACTCAATTTTATccgaatttttttttcttttaattttaatttggatTTTATATAGTGTTTAtaggattaaaaaaacaaaaaattaatgtgagttaatataaaaaaatcaaaaagttGAAAAACGGGAAAATAAAAAAGGTAATGAAATAGAAAGGTGTAAAATGACTTCAAGTgttttttaagtttatttaagTAAGTCTTAATCATCACTAACAAACTTCACTTcacttcacttcagaggaattAAATTTCAACGACTTACacaagttttaaaaaaaaatgagaaatatatGTAGTTTCGTTATTTTTGGCGTATTGTGTCATAGAATATTGGAAGTGATCTTTATCTTGTTTGAAAACTTGAAAAAAATTCTACAATTCTTATGAACGCTTAAAAATTCTACAACATGTTCATAAAGGTGTATCATGAAACTTGTATCTAAAGTTGTGGGTATTTATTTTGCATGAGGCCAGTCACAATTGAAAGAAATTGTTACCACTTACAATTCTTGTGAAATGGATCAAGACCAAATTTCAATGTTTGGTTATTAAAAAAACACGTCAAAGTAgtcataaaaattgaaattacacATCAAAGTTAACTATTGTGAACACTTTTTAGTCCCACATGGGTCAAGTCTCTTCACTCTTCCTTCATCTTCCCCTATATAAAGAGATTACTTCCATCATTTTACTCACCAATTAAAACCAATAAAAGCCTTAAAAATCTAAGAATAAGGTTTAAGATTGACATTCATTTGAGTATTTTGAGTTATGTTGACATTGTGTAAAAACTTAAAATTTGCACAACACAAAACTCGAATTCTTGTAGTATAAATTTTTAGGAGAGTTGTTGTAGAATCGTAAAGTTAGATTCTTTGGGGTGCTCTCTATTGAGGtaaagttctttttcttttattcgttcaaaaaaaaagatcttttttttatctcatatctttactatttttattttgttacttgtataatttattttctttatttatttttttattctcttgGAATTTGTGAATATTTGTTTAGCGTAAATATTTGTTTAATGTTATGTTAGTATTTGTCCAAGTTTAGCATCCTTGTAAATATGTGTTTAATCTTAGttatctaaaaaaataaaaaacatgctttcattttcaaagtaaAAATTCCTCAAACATCCCAAAAATTATCATGATCAAAACTAGTCTCTCTTTCAAATTCTATCATTCAATTAGGAGTGGGAACAATCTTGTCAATCACCCAATTAGAGAactcaaaaaatatatttcattttaggtgaattctgtggtacccaaaaattattttgggTACGATACCCGCAATAAGTGATTTAGTAGATTTTTGTTATGTGAAATATGGTTTTAGCCGTCAAGGTTTATTGATGATAGAGAGGGCGACATCTGAAGATCGTGACCGGTGAACGATGGTGCCCGACACCTCTGTTTTGAAACAAATTTTTTGCAatgcaaggaagaagaaaggttGGGGACTGTCCGGAGGATTACTTTgcaaataatgataaaaatatttaacatttaaaatttaGAGCATGTTTTTTTCTTGGTACACATCATTTAGAGTATGTATGATTCAATCAAAATATGTATGTCATTGGTACACATCATTTTAGGTACCGTACCTTGATCTGGTTTAAGGTACCACAACAAACACCTTCATTTTATTTCTAGAACTACGTAAGCCTTGAAATCTTCTGTAAGACGTAGGAGCGGGACATCTCCTCTCAAGCCATCCaaattaaaaatgtattttaatGTATCTTAATTAATATAAAGTAGCATTTTTAATAAGAAAGAAGGGCAGGACCTTCTAAAATCCCACTTGTAGCCGAGAATGTGGTTGTTACATATATACtaggaaagaaaacacaaaagCTCATGTGACAAACACATTATACAAGAAAACTCAAAAGCTCCTGTAACAAAAAATACTATTTAAGGAAACGCAAACGCTCCTCCAACAAACTAAATTATACCTCATATTTGTCAAGGATATCTTTATGTCTTACGAAGATGTCATATTCGTCGAGAACATCTTTGTAAGACATATAAAATGTTCATGGCAAATCTGAGGTATAGTTTAGTTTGTTGTATGAGCAGCTGTGGTTACTTAAATAGTGTATTTTGTTGCAgaaatttttgtgtttttttttatggtgtctttattgCATCAACTTTTTTGTTTACTTTTCTTTTGTTACTACAACATTCTCGACCATAAATGATACATTTAATAAAATTTGATGATACAATACTCCTTTCTTATTAAAAAAGTAATTTGTAGCTTAGACACATCAAAATACATTCATTGTCAGACATCTCAATAGTCTCTCCCCTTCTCTCAATTTTATCCCACTTCCTTCATTTTTTCATGTTATAACTAGTGTTCTTtaaccgtgcaacgcacggtgattaaatttattgtaaagataAATCAGTAGAAATATATTTTTACTTAGTTTAGACTCTTTTTAGTAAGTAGAAGAGATATGAAaccgaacatatgttacaaacatgtagatgaatggACCActgtaaaaatattaatttgatgaggttgtataGACCTCACTATGTCAACATTTGAATAGTAATAAGAACCAAGTTTTTAAGGaatgcattacattgaaattgaaataaaataaacacaacaacaacaatagcaTGAACGCTTATAAGAagttgtagtccatgattaatgataaaaactGCATAACTGATCTTGTTTTCAATCAAGCAAatttgagctatagaacctacaaaagaaaaaatttatgtAAGAGTAATAATCAgtaaccaatacaaatataaactgtgtataatttaaaaatgttaAACAAACCTTATAGAAATGCCAATAACCCTTCgaattagatgatcaataaactGTTTGACATATTTTTATGCAGTCAAGAATAAAAAGAATAACCATATCAGTTTttctattaataaaatttaaatttaaattaatcgTAAGATAAATTAGcacttacatgtcaaatattattgaagacttcttgatacacaaCGTTGTGTGTAGTGTTAGATACAACTCCTTCTTCATCTATGATGAGCATCTTCAACCATTTTCTAGAATTAACTCTAGAAAGTGCAACATATAGCTGCCCGTGAGTAAAGACATGTCTTGGCAAatacagtccaacatgagataaagattgtccctaacttttatttatagtcattgcaaaacataaacTAACAGAGAATTGTCTGCGCTGGAATTTGAATGAAATGTCAGACTAGTATGGAgttaaaaaatgtaatttttttagtcAATTATTAACAATTAATTGTCTAGTTGATGAACTTTTTTGATTGATTACTTTAATAAATGAACGTATTTAAGGTATTAAAACCAATTTGTAAtcactaattttaaaaaataaatgaac from Lotus japonicus ecotype B-129 chromosome 2, LjGifu_v1.2 includes:
- the LOC130739189 gene encoding glycosyltransferase BC10 gives rise to the protein MKKKVIQQKSQHKWKKKLFVLMLVVLCFGSLLFMQMRFTHVAGLVSLQHKFASKSQAQGPKIAFLFIARNRLPLEMVWDAFFRGGNGKFSIFVHPRPGFLLNKATTRSTYFLDRQVNDSIQVDWGEASMIEAERILLRHALTDPLNDRFVFLSDSCIPLYNFSYTYDYIMSTSTSFVDSFADTKDGRYNPKMDPVIPVYNWRKGSQWAVLTRKHAKVVVEDETILPMFQKYCKKKPLPEFWRDHPIPADTSKIHNCIPDEHYVQTLLAQKGLEAEITRRSVTHTAWDISNSKDRQRQGWHPVTYKFSDATPMLIKSIKEIDNIYYETEYRREWCTSKGKPSTCFLFARKFTRTAALRILNMSVLGDLS